The following are encoded together in the Pungitius pungitius chromosome 7, fPunPun2.1, whole genome shotgun sequence genome:
- the tns3.2 gene encoding si:ch211-191a24.3 isoform X1 → MEEQQRIDLTYITERIITIFCSPGCPEKIYLQNLQEIILMLRSKHGHHYMLINLSQKNQTLTHMNHKVLDTGWVDLLAPDLDQIFSACMTMRDWLQTHPKHVLVLHCRGCKGRLGVLVASYIHICNMSASAELSLDHFAMRRFYNDKLSALMTPSQKRYVWMLGSMCKGGLRMSPSPSFLLCVVLHRLPKIRPDGACCLFLRVYQSLQAICTSAVYHVNAAQTDRLYFVLQPAQLLKGDIMVVCYDKNSQSASRQVVFRLQFHTGLVVGNNLTFCKADLDCANEDARFPEDGKVELLLSDSPEKITGRELWSNGRCVTVDYDTLDPLVRRDSYLHTSPLETAPPHTPGPGNGSWFGKVRKTSSEEVASFRLATSSPVCSDRAPSASSDSGLSVASQGRTWVGQSRGAGQDKFTQAGKLLSGLDFEIAQPLPEVMTDPAASCGWQAEKTGGESELTHAVNGEASSSERETDILDDEDDVDGVAPPASDVPSSSGIRSLPSENLPQTERSAHAEYSTHSWVRQQQMVDVVADNSLQVDGEEGLSRVRKARPPPIAPSRGHSSREAAQRGPGREDGAHNVTQSTDVTHNAQCVPAASASPCQEEDLSSLTTDVDESIEQLNQLILDLDPTFVPVPTRCAPVSRSASLHSNGLSHKGDTHRSGWKQQTQASDVTDYAGVPAPEWRPGGAKSFRGSPIRSPPFSPSQYGDFYKTNSVDYRGHTDSPEIVPATPGFPVSPPTPYVKHFPEFSQLLTGGQWEQHSWTQESRTFLEGVNHGGGATEGELFRSEGSAPPASCQRIFGSTCSMSSDVSPLPHTDSSTPPPVWNDPSPNSLNSPYALQHSPPLSLSSPNAHSSPRGGLRGLGGGSGARRETDSTDLSSLLLGNGGLERSLLEAVEGLGSLNLGGEGGLPPLLPEKRRWGEGWEVGSRSPSLSGFSSPHSGSSVSIPFSSSMTPDSLRGPSGAPSPGADFGSKHDTVKFVQDTSKFWYKPDISRDQAIAALKDKEPGSFIVRDSHSFRGAYGLAMKVATPPPSVLQQSKKVGDLSNELVRHFLIECTQKGVRLKGCPNEPYFGSLTALVCQHSITPLALPCKLILPDKDPMEEPSDSPAPTATNSAAELLKQGAACNVWYLGSVELESLTGHQAVQKAATLTLSTDPPPASTAVHFKVSAQGITLTDNQRKLFFRRHYAVNTVIFCSLDPQGRKWTRGSGSTAKIFGFVARKSQSETENICHLFAEHDPEQPASAIVNFVSKVMIGSHKK, encoded by the exons ATGGAGGAACAGCAGAGAATCGACCTGACTTACATCACCGAACGCATCATCACCATATTCTGCTCCCCTGGATGTCCAGAGAAGATCTACCTGCAGAACCTGCAGGAGATCATTCTCATGTTGCGGTCCAAGCATGGACATCACTACATG CTCATCAACCTCTCACAGAAAAAccaaactctcacacacatgaaCCACAAG GTTTTGGACACAGGTTGGGTGGACCTCCTGGCCCCTGACCTGGACCAGATCTTTAGCGCGTGCATGACGATGAGGGACTGGCTGCAAACACACCCGAAGCACGTCCTGGTGCTACACTGCAGG GGGTGTAAAGGCCGTCTGGGCGTTCTGGTGGCTTCTTACATCCACATCTGCAACATGTCAGCCAG TGCAGAACTTTCTCTCGACCATTTTGCCATGAGGAGGTTCTACAACGACAAACTGTCAGCTCTGATGACCCCCTCGCAAAAACG GTATGTGTGGATGCTGGGAAGCATGTGTAAGGGTGGACTCAGGATGTCTCCCTCACCGTCTTTCCTCCTGTGTGTTGTTCTTCACCGTCTCCCTAAGATAAGACCAGACGGAG CATGTTGTCTCTTCCTGAGAGTCTACCAGAGTCTACAAGCTATTTGCACGTCAGCAGTCTA CCATGTCAATGCAGCCCAGACGGACCGCCTCTACTTTGTGCTGCAGCCAGCTCAGCTGCTCAAAGGGGACATCATG GTGGTTTGTTATGATAAAaacagccagtcagccagccgTCAGGTCGTCTTCCGTCTCCAGTTTCATACGGGTCTTGTAGTAGGAAACAACCTCACTTTCTGCAAGGCCGACCTGGACTGTGCCAATGAAG ATGCCCGGTTCCCAGAAGATGGAAAAGTGGAGCTGTTGCTTTCTGATAGCCCTGAAAAGATTACAG GCAGAGAGCTGTGGAGCAACGGACGCTGTGTGACCGTGGACTATGACACCTTGGACCCTTTGGTCAGACGAGATTCATATCTACACACGTCTCCTCTTGAGACAG CTCCACCTCACACCCCGGGCCCTGGGAATGGCAGTTGGTTTGGCAAAGTGAGGAAGACGAGTAGCGAGGAAGTAGCTTCGTTCCGCCTGGCCACCAGCAGCCCCGTCTGCAGTGACCGAGCTCCATCGGCCAGCAGTGACTCCGGCCTGTCTGTTGCCTCTCAGGGGCGGACCTGGGTCGGACAGAGCAGAGGGGCGGGGCAGGACAAGTTTACCCAGGCTGGGAAGCTGCTCTCCGGGTTGGACTTTGAGATTGCCCAGCCTCTCCCGGAGGTCATGACTGACCCTGCTGCTTCCTGCGGGTGGCAGGCGGAGAAGACTGGAGGGGAATCGGAGCTGACACACGCCGTCAACGGAGAGGCCTCGTCCAGCGAGAGGGAAACTGACATCCTAGATGATGAGGACGACGTGGATGGCGTAGCCCCTCCTGCTTCCGACGTGCCCAGCTCGAGCGGCATCCGCTCCCTCCCCTCTGAGAACCTGCCTCAAACTGAGAGATCAGCCCACGCTGAGTACTCCACACACTCCTGGGTTCGGCAGCAGCAGATGGTCGACGTTGTCGCCGACAACTCCCTCCAAGTcgacggggaggaggggttGAGCCGCGTCAGAAAAGCGAGGCCGCCGCCCATCGCCCCATCCCGAGGACACAGCAGCAGGGAAGCGGCGCAGAGAGGGCCGGGGCGCGAGGATGGCGCGCACAACGTCACACAAAGCACAGACGTTACGCACAACGCACAGTGTGTCCCTGCGGCTTCGGCTTCGCCCTGCCAAGAGGAGGATCTGTCGTCGTTGACCACAGATGTTGACGAGTCCATAGAGCAGCTGAACCAGCTGATTTTGGATTTGGACCCCACCTTTGTTCCCGTTCCCACCCGCTGTGCACCGGTGTCgcgctccgcctccctccactcCAACGGCCTGAGCCACAAGGGAGATACCCATCGGTCAG GTTGGAAGCAGCAAACGCAGGCCAGTGATGTGACGGACTACGCTGGTGTCCCCGCGCCAGAGTGGAGGCCGGGTGGTGCTAAGAGCTTCAGAGGCTCCCCCATCCGCAGTCCCCCCTTCTCACCATCTCAG tatGGGGATTTCTACAAAACCAACAGCGTGGACTATCGGGGACATACAGACAGCCCTGAAATCGTCCCTGCTACGCCGGGCTTCCCAGTGTCTCCTCCGACACCCTACG TGAAACATTTTCCAGAGTTTTCCCAGCTCCTGACCGGTGGGCAGTGGGAACAACACAGCTGGACACAAG AATCCCGCACTTTCCTGGAAGGTGTGAACCACGGCGGCGGCGCCACAGAGGGAGAGCTGTTCAGGTCAGAAGGGTCGgctcctcctgcttcctgcCAGAGGATCTTTGGCTCCACGTGCTCGATGTCATCAGACGTCagccccctcccacacacggACAG CTCTACACCTCCTCCTGTGTGGAATGACCCAAGTCCAAACTCCCTGAACTCTCCGTATGCCCTCCAGCACTCGCCTCCGCTCTCCCTCAGCTCTCCCAACGCCCACAGCTCCCCCCGGGGGGGTCTGAGAGGCCTGGGCGGAGGTTCGGGGGCGCGCAGGGAGACCGACAGCACCGACCTGTCCTCGTTGCTGTTGGGGAACGGCGGCCTGGAACGCAGCCTGCTGGAGGCCGTGGAGGGCCTCGGGAGCCTGAACctcgggggagaggggggcctCCCTCCACTGCTGCCTGAGAAGAGGAGATGGGGTGAGGGGTGGGAGGTTGGCTCCCGCTCCCCATCTCTGAGCGGGTTTTCTAGCCCTCACAGCGGCAGCAGTGTCAGcatccctttctcctcctcaatGACCCCCGACTCCCTCAGGGGACCCAGTGGGGCCCCGTCCCCTGGAGCAG ACTTCGGCAGTAAGCACGACACTGTGAAGTTTGTTCAGGACACTTCCAAGTTCTGGTACAAGCCCGACATTTCCAGAGACCAAG CCATCGCAGCGCTAAAGGACAAAGAGCCCGGCTCGTTCATTGTCAGAGACAGCCATTCCTTTCGAGGGGCCTACGGGTTGGCCATGAaggtggccacgccccctccgTCTGTGCTACAACAGAGCAAGAAAG TGGGGGACCTGTCCAATGAGCTGGTCAGACACTTCCTGATCGAGTGCACGCAGAAAGGAGTTCGCCTCAAGGGCTGCCCTAACGAGCCCTACTTTG GAAGTCTCACAGCTCTGGTGTGTCAGCACTCCATCACCCCTCTGGCTCTGCCTTGTAAACTCATCCTGCCGGATAAAG ACCCGATGGAGGAGCCGAGTGACTCTCCTGCACCGACGGCAACGAATTCAGCAGCGGAGCTCCTCAAACAGGGCGCAG CGTGTAACGTGTGGTACCTGGGCTCTGTGGAGCTGGAGTCGCTGACGGGTCACCAGGCGGTCCAGAAGGCCGCCACGCTGACCCTCTCCACGGACCCCCCCCCGGCGTCCACCGCCGTCCACTTCAAGGTGTCGGCACAGGGGATCACGCTCACTGACAACCAGAGGAA GTTGTTCTTCAGGAGACACTACGCCGTCAACACTGTCATCTTCTGCTCTCTGGACCcgcagggcaggaa ATGGACGAGAGGCAGCGGGTCGACTGCAAA GATCTTCGGATTTGTAGCCAGGAAATCTCAGAGTGAGACTGAAAATATATGCCACCTGTTTGCTGAACACGACCCTGAGCAGCCGGCCAGCGCCATCGTCAACTTCGTCTCAAAGGTCATGATTGGGTCACACAAGAAGTGA
- the tns3.2 gene encoding si:ch211-191a24.3 isoform X2, whose protein sequence is MRRFYNDKLSALMTPSQKRYVWMLGSMCKGGLRMSPSPSFLLCVVLHRLPKIRPDGACCLFLRVYQSLQAICTSAVYHVNAAQTDRLYFVLQPAQLLKGDIMVVCYDKNSQSASRQVVFRLQFHTGLVVGNNLTFCKADLDCANEDARFPEDGKVELLLSDSPEKITGRELWSNGRCVTVDYDTLDPLVRRDSYLHTSPLETAPPHTPGPGNGSWFGKVRKTSSEEVASFRLATSSPVCSDRAPSASSDSGLSVASQGRTWVGQSRGAGQDKFTQAGKLLSGLDFEIAQPLPEVMTDPAASCGWQAEKTGGESELTHAVNGEASSSERETDILDDEDDVDGVAPPASDVPSSSGIRSLPSENLPQTERSAHAEYSTHSWVRQQQMVDVVADNSLQVDGEEGLSRVRKARPPPIAPSRGHSSREAAQRGPGREDGAHNVTQSTDVTHNAQCVPAASASPCQEEDLSSLTTDVDESIEQLNQLILDLDPTFVPVPTRCAPVSRSASLHSNGLSHKGDTHRSGWKQQTQASDVTDYAGVPAPEWRPGGAKSFRGSPIRSPPFSPSQYGDFYKTNSVDYRGHTDSPEIVPATPGFPVSPPTPYVKHFPEFSQLLTGGQWEQHSWTQESRTFLEGVNHGGGATEGELFRSEGSAPPASCQRIFGSTCSMSSDVSPLPHTDSSTPPPVWNDPSPNSLNSPYALQHSPPLSLSSPNAHSSPRGGLRGLGGGSGARRETDSTDLSSLLLGNGGLERSLLEAVEGLGSLNLGGEGGLPPLLPEKRRWGEGWEVGSRSPSLSGFSSPHSGSSVSIPFSSSMTPDSLRGPSGAPSPGADFGSKHDTVKFVQDTSKFWYKPDISRDQAIAALKDKEPGSFIVRDSHSFRGAYGLAMKVATPPPSVLQQSKKVGDLSNELVRHFLIECTQKGVRLKGCPNEPYFGSLTALVCQHSITPLALPCKLILPDKDPMEEPSDSPAPTATNSAAELLKQGAACNVWYLGSVELESLTGHQAVQKAATLTLSTDPPPASTAVHFKVSAQGITLTDNQRKLFFRRHYAVNTVIFCSLDPQGRKWTRGSGSTAKIFGFVARKSQSETENICHLFAEHDPEQPASAIVNFVSKVMIGSHKK, encoded by the exons ATGAGGAGGTTCTACAACGACAAACTGTCAGCTCTGATGACCCCCTCGCAAAAACG GTATGTGTGGATGCTGGGAAGCATGTGTAAGGGTGGACTCAGGATGTCTCCCTCACCGTCTTTCCTCCTGTGTGTTGTTCTTCACCGTCTCCCTAAGATAAGACCAGACGGAG CATGTTGTCTCTTCCTGAGAGTCTACCAGAGTCTACAAGCTATTTGCACGTCAGCAGTCTA CCATGTCAATGCAGCCCAGACGGACCGCCTCTACTTTGTGCTGCAGCCAGCTCAGCTGCTCAAAGGGGACATCATG GTGGTTTGTTATGATAAAaacagccagtcagccagccgTCAGGTCGTCTTCCGTCTCCAGTTTCATACGGGTCTTGTAGTAGGAAACAACCTCACTTTCTGCAAGGCCGACCTGGACTGTGCCAATGAAG ATGCCCGGTTCCCAGAAGATGGAAAAGTGGAGCTGTTGCTTTCTGATAGCCCTGAAAAGATTACAG GCAGAGAGCTGTGGAGCAACGGACGCTGTGTGACCGTGGACTATGACACCTTGGACCCTTTGGTCAGACGAGATTCATATCTACACACGTCTCCTCTTGAGACAG CTCCACCTCACACCCCGGGCCCTGGGAATGGCAGTTGGTTTGGCAAAGTGAGGAAGACGAGTAGCGAGGAAGTAGCTTCGTTCCGCCTGGCCACCAGCAGCCCCGTCTGCAGTGACCGAGCTCCATCGGCCAGCAGTGACTCCGGCCTGTCTGTTGCCTCTCAGGGGCGGACCTGGGTCGGACAGAGCAGAGGGGCGGGGCAGGACAAGTTTACCCAGGCTGGGAAGCTGCTCTCCGGGTTGGACTTTGAGATTGCCCAGCCTCTCCCGGAGGTCATGACTGACCCTGCTGCTTCCTGCGGGTGGCAGGCGGAGAAGACTGGAGGGGAATCGGAGCTGACACACGCCGTCAACGGAGAGGCCTCGTCCAGCGAGAGGGAAACTGACATCCTAGATGATGAGGACGACGTGGATGGCGTAGCCCCTCCTGCTTCCGACGTGCCCAGCTCGAGCGGCATCCGCTCCCTCCCCTCTGAGAACCTGCCTCAAACTGAGAGATCAGCCCACGCTGAGTACTCCACACACTCCTGGGTTCGGCAGCAGCAGATGGTCGACGTTGTCGCCGACAACTCCCTCCAAGTcgacggggaggaggggttGAGCCGCGTCAGAAAAGCGAGGCCGCCGCCCATCGCCCCATCCCGAGGACACAGCAGCAGGGAAGCGGCGCAGAGAGGGCCGGGGCGCGAGGATGGCGCGCACAACGTCACACAAAGCACAGACGTTACGCACAACGCACAGTGTGTCCCTGCGGCTTCGGCTTCGCCCTGCCAAGAGGAGGATCTGTCGTCGTTGACCACAGATGTTGACGAGTCCATAGAGCAGCTGAACCAGCTGATTTTGGATTTGGACCCCACCTTTGTTCCCGTTCCCACCCGCTGTGCACCGGTGTCgcgctccgcctccctccactcCAACGGCCTGAGCCACAAGGGAGATACCCATCGGTCAG GTTGGAAGCAGCAAACGCAGGCCAGTGATGTGACGGACTACGCTGGTGTCCCCGCGCCAGAGTGGAGGCCGGGTGGTGCTAAGAGCTTCAGAGGCTCCCCCATCCGCAGTCCCCCCTTCTCACCATCTCAG tatGGGGATTTCTACAAAACCAACAGCGTGGACTATCGGGGACATACAGACAGCCCTGAAATCGTCCCTGCTACGCCGGGCTTCCCAGTGTCTCCTCCGACACCCTACG TGAAACATTTTCCAGAGTTTTCCCAGCTCCTGACCGGTGGGCAGTGGGAACAACACAGCTGGACACAAG AATCCCGCACTTTCCTGGAAGGTGTGAACCACGGCGGCGGCGCCACAGAGGGAGAGCTGTTCAGGTCAGAAGGGTCGgctcctcctgcttcctgcCAGAGGATCTTTGGCTCCACGTGCTCGATGTCATCAGACGTCagccccctcccacacacggACAG CTCTACACCTCCTCCTGTGTGGAATGACCCAAGTCCAAACTCCCTGAACTCTCCGTATGCCCTCCAGCACTCGCCTCCGCTCTCCCTCAGCTCTCCCAACGCCCACAGCTCCCCCCGGGGGGGTCTGAGAGGCCTGGGCGGAGGTTCGGGGGCGCGCAGGGAGACCGACAGCACCGACCTGTCCTCGTTGCTGTTGGGGAACGGCGGCCTGGAACGCAGCCTGCTGGAGGCCGTGGAGGGCCTCGGGAGCCTGAACctcgggggagaggggggcctCCCTCCACTGCTGCCTGAGAAGAGGAGATGGGGTGAGGGGTGGGAGGTTGGCTCCCGCTCCCCATCTCTGAGCGGGTTTTCTAGCCCTCACAGCGGCAGCAGTGTCAGcatccctttctcctcctcaatGACCCCCGACTCCCTCAGGGGACCCAGTGGGGCCCCGTCCCCTGGAGCAG ACTTCGGCAGTAAGCACGACACTGTGAAGTTTGTTCAGGACACTTCCAAGTTCTGGTACAAGCCCGACATTTCCAGAGACCAAG CCATCGCAGCGCTAAAGGACAAAGAGCCCGGCTCGTTCATTGTCAGAGACAGCCATTCCTTTCGAGGGGCCTACGGGTTGGCCATGAaggtggccacgccccctccgTCTGTGCTACAACAGAGCAAGAAAG TGGGGGACCTGTCCAATGAGCTGGTCAGACACTTCCTGATCGAGTGCACGCAGAAAGGAGTTCGCCTCAAGGGCTGCCCTAACGAGCCCTACTTTG GAAGTCTCACAGCTCTGGTGTGTCAGCACTCCATCACCCCTCTGGCTCTGCCTTGTAAACTCATCCTGCCGGATAAAG ACCCGATGGAGGAGCCGAGTGACTCTCCTGCACCGACGGCAACGAATTCAGCAGCGGAGCTCCTCAAACAGGGCGCAG CGTGTAACGTGTGGTACCTGGGCTCTGTGGAGCTGGAGTCGCTGACGGGTCACCAGGCGGTCCAGAAGGCCGCCACGCTGACCCTCTCCACGGACCCCCCCCCGGCGTCCACCGCCGTCCACTTCAAGGTGTCGGCACAGGGGATCACGCTCACTGACAACCAGAGGAA GTTGTTCTTCAGGAGACACTACGCCGTCAACACTGTCATCTTCTGCTCTCTGGACCcgcagggcaggaa ATGGACGAGAGGCAGCGGGTCGACTGCAAA GATCTTCGGATTTGTAGCCAGGAAATCTCAGAGTGAGACTGAAAATATATGCCACCTGTTTGCTGAACACGACCCTGAGCAGCCGGCCAGCGCCATCGTCAACTTCGTCTCAAAGGTCATGATTGGGTCACACAAGAAGTGA